In Mucilaginibacter celer, one DNA window encodes the following:
- a CDS encoding ABC transporter permease — protein MIKNYIKIAFRNMVKNKVHAFINIAGLSVGMAVAMLIGLWVWDELSFDKYHSTYNRVGQIMVSQKGTEDVVTFQSTVVPLSADLRTRFADDFKRISLIWRSTHILAVGDKKISQTGSWAEADMPAMLALKMVKGNYTDFKDPSSMIISQSVARSLFGDADPINKTIKADNKTNLKVIGVYEDLPRNTTFYETKFFMPFFNKDNWWSTQTDKWDNHGCQMYVQLADNADFDKVSAKIARVTAAHFKVYDETIQVHPMSKWHLYNDFKNRIAVGGRIEMVWLFGIIGVFVLLLACINFMNLSTARSEKRAKEVGIRKSIGSLRSQLIKQFLSESVLFACLALMVTFGIVLIALPGFNQIADKQIAMPFTNTWFWAMALGFTLFTGIIAGSYPAFYLSSFQPVKVLKGTFKVGRLASVPRKVLVVVQFTVSIVLIIGTIIVFRQIQYAKNRPVGYSRAGLLTVEMNTPEIYGHYEAMRNDLIQTGAIEDMAESNSTTNAIWARNGGFDWEGKSPTFEPTFASIAVTYDFGHTVGWKITQGRDFSRSFPTDTDAFIMNESALKLTGLKNPVGKIMKWGGKPHLVVGVVKDMIMESPYEKPVASIFLMSPGWVNFITLRVKPTIAMQEALKKIEPVFKKYNPGSPFDFKFNDDEYAHKFSDEQRIGNLATIFAVLAIFISCLGLFGLASFIAEQRIKEIGVRKVLGASVANLWRLLSTEFVVLVTISLLIAIPMAYYYMNNWLHRYEYRSTITWWIFAASGIGAIVITLLTVSYHAIKAALANPVKNLRSE, from the coding sequence ATGATAAAGAATTACATTAAAATCGCGTTCCGCAATATGGTTAAAAATAAGGTGCATGCCTTTATTAACATCGCGGGTTTATCGGTAGGAATGGCGGTGGCTATGCTTATCGGGCTTTGGGTTTGGGATGAGTTATCGTTTGATAAATATCATAGTACCTATAACCGCGTGGGCCAGATTATGGTGAGCCAGAAGGGTACTGAAGATGTAGTAACTTTTCAATCAACGGTTGTTCCGCTTAGTGCTGATCTGCGTACCCGTTTTGCTGATGATTTTAAGCGCATTTCGCTGATTTGGCGCAGTACGCATATCCTGGCCGTTGGCGATAAAAAGATATCGCAAACAGGCAGCTGGGCCGAGGCGGATATGCCGGCCATGCTGGCGCTTAAAATGGTAAAAGGCAACTATACAGATTTTAAAGATCCGTCATCTATGATCATATCGCAGTCGGTAGCCAGATCACTTTTTGGTGATGCCGATCCGATCAACAAAACCATCAAGGCTGATAATAAAACCAACCTTAAAGTTATTGGGGTGTATGAAGACCTGCCACGAAATACTACGTTTTACGAAACGAAGTTTTTTATGCCGTTTTTTAATAAAGACAACTGGTGGAGCACGCAGACCGATAAATGGGATAATCACGGTTGCCAGATGTATGTTCAACTGGCCGATAACGCCGATTTTGATAAGGTTTCGGCAAAAATAGCACGGGTTACTGCGGCCCATTTCAAGGTTTACGACGAAACCATCCAGGTGCACCCCATGAGTAAATGGCATCTCTACAACGATTTTAAAAACAGGATAGCCGTAGGTGGCCGTATTGAAATGGTGTGGTTGTTTGGCATTATCGGTGTGTTTGTATTGCTGCTGGCCTGCATCAACTTCATGAACCTGAGCACCGCCCGCAGCGAGAAACGTGCTAAAGAAGTAGGCATCCGTAAATCTATCGGTTCGTTACGGTCGCAGTTGATTAAACAGTTTTTAAGCGAATCGGTATTGTTTGCCTGCCTGGCTTTGATGGTTACCTTCGGGATAGTTTTAATAGCGCTGCCTGGATTTAATCAAATTGCCGATAAGCAGATAGCTATGCCTTTTACCAATACCTGGTTTTGGGCGATGGCCTTAGGCTTCACCTTATTCACCGGAATCATTGCGGGTAGTTACCCGGCTTTCTATCTATCATCTTTCCAACCGGTAAAAGTGCTGAAAGGTACTTTTAAAGTTGGTCGTTTGGCATCGGTACCGCGCAAGGTGCTGGTGGTGGTGCAGTTTACAGTTTCGATTGTGCTGATTATCGGTACCATCATTGTTTTCAGGCAGATCCAGTATGCCAAAAACCGCCCGGTTGGCTATTCACGTGCTGGTTTGCTTACCGTGGAAATGAATACCCCCGAAATTTACGGACACTACGAAGCCATGCGCAACGACCTGATCCAGACCGGAGCTATTGAAGATATGGCCGAATCAAACAGTACCACCAATGCCATCTGGGCCCGTAACGGCGGGTTCGACTGGGAAGGCAAATCGCCAACCTTCGAGCCTACATTTGCATCCATTGCCGTAACCTATGATTTTGGCCACACCGTAGGCTGGAAAATAACGCAGGGCCGTGATTTTTCGAGAAGTTTCCCCACTGATACCGATGCGTTTATTATGAATGAATCGGCACTGAAACTAACCGGGCTTAAAAATCCGGTAGGTAAAATAATGAAATGGGGAGGTAAGCCGCATTTGGTTGTTGGCGTGGTTAAAGATATGATCATGGAATCACCATATGAAAAGCCGGTAGCTTCCATATTCCTGATGTCGCCGGGTTGGGTTAACTTTATTACTCTTAGGGTTAAACCAACCATAGCCATGCAGGAAGCTTTGAAAAAGATAGAGCCTGTATTTAAAAAATACAACCCCGGCAGCCCATTCGATTTTAAATTTAACGATGATGAATACGCGCACAAGTTTTCGGACGAGCAACGCATCGGCAACCTGGCCACTATCTTCGCCGTGCTGGCCATATTTATCTCATGTCTTGGTTTATTCGGCCTGGCCTCATTTATAGCTGAGCAGCGCATCAAAGAAATCGGCGTTCGTAAAGTGCTGGGTGCTTCGGTAGCCAACCTGTGGCGCCTGCTCTCAACCGAGTTTGTGGTACTGGTTACCATATCGCTGCTGATCGCTATACCTATGGCCTATTATTATATGAACAACTGGCTGCACCGCTACGAATACCGCTCAACCATAACCTGGTGGATTTTCGCGGCATCAGGCATAGGGGCAATAGTAATCACGTTGTTAACGGTTAGCTACCATGCTATAAAGGCGGCGCTGGCTAACCCGGTGAAGAATTTGAGGAGTGAATAG
- a CDS encoding ABC transporter permease, which produces MFKNYLTVAWRNLVKNKAHTLINITGLSVGMAVAMLIGLWIWDELSYDKNFDSYDRIVQVWQNQTFNGVTGSQTAMPIPLGYKLRQDYKHDFKYVVLSSWNYGHIMAYGDKKLTKEGSYMQAEAPDLLTLKMLKGTRSGLTDPSSVLLSASLAKALFGDADPMLKTIKIDNVWNVKVTGVYEDLPHNSAFRELGFIAPWDLYMNTAPWLKRAETRWGNNSWQIFAQLKPGIDAQKVSAEIKDLKLHAIKAQGDDVGASFKPAVFLHPMSKWHLYSNFKDGFNVGGDIKFVWMFGIIGVFVLMLACINFMNLSTARSEKRAKEVGIRKTVGSLRSQLISQFFIESVILAVFAFLISVLLAQLTLSWFNSVADKNMHILWGNGVFWLMGFGFSIITGLIAGSYPAFYLSSFQPVKVLKGTFKAGRYAAVPRKILVVVQFAVSVTLIIGTLIVFRQVQFTKNRPIGYERTGLVQIDMRTDEIHKHFEAVRNDLLKSGAIIEIAESGSPLTDVYSNNSGLNWRGKPAGLQDDFATISLSPEFGKVAQWKLVEGRDFERHNLSDSSSMIVNETAARFMNFKHAVGETVDWGKKYKIIGVVRDMIMSSPYEPVKSSIFILDNDAGGLVDIRLNPKMSAHDALAQIETVYKQYAPGSPFEYKFTDEEYARKFTNEERIGKLAGFFTLLAIFISCMGLFGMASFMAEQRIKEIGVRKVLGASVFSLWQLMSKDFVVLVSISLLIAIPTAYYFMDGWLQEYKYRAVLSWWIFGLTAIGAIAITLLTVSYQSIRAATMNPVKSLKTE; this is translated from the coding sequence ATGTTTAAAAATTATCTAACCGTTGCCTGGCGTAACCTTGTTAAGAACAAGGCGCATACGCTTATTAACATTACCGGCCTATCGGTTGGTATGGCGGTGGCCATGCTCATAGGCCTTTGGATTTGGGACGAGCTATCGTACGATAAAAATTTTGACAGTTACGACCGCATTGTGCAGGTATGGCAAAACCAAACCTTTAACGGTGTAACCGGTTCGCAAACAGCCATGCCCATACCGCTTGGCTACAAACTAAGACAGGATTATAAGCACGATTTTAAATACGTAGTGCTTTCATCCTGGAACTATGGCCACATTATGGCTTATGGTGATAAAAAGCTTACCAAAGAGGGCAGCTATATGCAGGCCGAAGCGCCTGATCTGCTCACTTTAAAAATGCTGAAGGGTACGCGCTCGGGTTTAACAGATCCATCTTCGGTTTTACTTTCGGCCTCGCTGGCAAAGGCTTTGTTTGGTGATGCCGACCCGATGCTGAAAACCATCAAAATTGATAACGTTTGGAATGTGAAGGTTACGGGTGTTTATGAGGATCTGCCCCATAACTCCGCCTTCCGCGAGCTGGGTTTTATCGCTCCCTGGGATTTGTATATGAACACCGCGCCATGGCTAAAACGTGCCGAAACACGTTGGGGTAACAACTCGTGGCAAATTTTCGCGCAGCTGAAACCGGGTATCGATGCGCAAAAAGTATCTGCAGAAATAAAAGATCTGAAACTGCATGCCATCAAAGCCCAGGGCGATGATGTGGGTGCAAGCTTTAAGCCCGCGGTGTTTTTGCATCCTATGAGCAAATGGCACCTGTACTCAAACTTTAAGGATGGCTTTAATGTTGGCGGCGATATTAAGTTTGTGTGGATGTTTGGCATTATCGGTGTGTTTGTACTGATGCTGGCTTGTATCAACTTCATGAACCTGAGCACCGCCCGCAGCGAGAAACGGGCTAAGGAAGTTGGCATCCGCAAAACGGTTGGCTCTTTACGCAGCCAGCTCATCAGCCAGTTTTTTATCGAGTCGGTTATATTGGCGGTGTTTGCATTTTTAATTTCGGTTTTGCTGGCTCAGCTTACCTTGTCGTGGTTTAACAGCGTTGCCGATAAAAACATGCATATCCTTTGGGGTAATGGTGTTTTTTGGCTGATGGGTTTTGGTTTTAGTATTATTACCGGGCTGATTGCAGGTAGTTATCCAGCCTTTTACCTCTCGTCGTTTCAGCCGGTGAAGGTATTGAAAGGCACTTTTAAAGCCGGGCGCTATGCCGCTGTGCCGCGCAAAATACTGGTTGTGGTACAGTTCGCGGTATCGGTTACGCTGATTATTGGTACACTCATCGTTTTCAGGCAGGTGCAATTCACCAAAAACCGGCCTATCGGTTATGAGCGCACGGGTTTGGTGCAGATAGATATGCGTACGGATGAGATCCATAAACATTTTGAAGCCGTTAGGAATGATTTGCTTAAATCGGGCGCTATAATTGAAATTGCCGAGTCGGGCAGTCCGCTTACCGATGTATATTCAAACAACAGCGGTTTAAACTGGCGCGGTAAACCGGCCGGTTTACAGGATGATTTTGCTACCATAAGCCTCAGCCCCGAGTTTGGTAAAGTTGCCCAGTGGAAATTAGTGGAAGGCCGTGATTTTGAACGTCACAACCTAAGCGATTCATCAAGTATGATTGTAAACGAAACCGCTGCCCGTTTCATGAATTTTAAACATGCCGTTGGCGAAACAGTAGATTGGGGTAAAAAATATAAGATTATCGGCGTGGTGCGGGATATGATCATGTCGTCACCTTACGAGCCGGTCAAATCATCCATATTTATTTTAGATAACGATGCGGGCGGCCTGGTGGATATCCGCCTTAACCCCAAAATGAGCGCGCATGATGCGCTGGCCCAAATAGAAACCGTTTACAAGCAATATGCCCCCGGCAGCCCCTTCGAGTATAAATTTACCGACGAAGAATACGCCCGCAAATTCACCAACGAAGAACGCATAGGCAAACTGGCAGGTTTCTTTACACTACTGGCTATCTTCATCAGTTGTATGGGGCTATTCGGCATGGCATCTTTTATGGCCGAACAACGTATCAAAGAGATTGGCGTACGTAAAGTATTAGGTGCGTCCGTATTCAGTTTATGGCAACTGATGTCGAAAGATTTTGTAGTGTTGGTTTCGATATCCCTGTTGATAGCCATACCAACCGCTTATTACTTTATGGATGGTTGGCTGCAGGAGTATAAATACCGGGCGGTGTTATCATGGTGGATTTTTGGTTTGACCGCTATTGGGGCTATTGCCATAACCCTGCTAACGGTAAGCTACCAGAGCATCAGGGCTGCAACCATGAACCCGGTGAAGAGTTTGAAGACGGAGTAG
- a CDS encoding BrxA/BrxB family bacilliredoxin produces MYPEYLVAPMREDLTKVGFEELKDAAAVKSAIESEGTVFVMVNSVCGCAAANARPAAKIAAANGKHPDKLVTVFAGMEKEAVDVARNYMLPYPPSSPAMALFKDGKLVHMIERYQIEGRPAQMIADNLIDAFEQYC; encoded by the coding sequence ATGTATCCTGAATATTTGGTAGCCCCAATGCGGGAAGACCTTACTAAAGTTGGTTTTGAGGAATTGAAAGATGCTGCTGCTGTAAAAAGCGCCATCGAAAGCGAAGGTACCGTATTTGTAATGGTTAACTCGGTATGTGGCTGTGCTGCTGCCAACGCGCGCCCTGCTGCAAAAATTGCTGCCGCCAATGGCAAACACCCTGATAAACTGGTAACCGTTTTTGCCGGTATGGAGAAAGAAGCTGTTGATGTAGCCCGTAACTATATGTTGCCTTATCCACCGTCGTCGCCTGCAATGGCCTTGTTTAAAGATGGCAAACTGGTACATATGATTGAACGTTACCAGATTGAAGGCCGCCCGGCACAAATGATTGCCGATAACCTGATTGACGCATTTGAGCAATACTGCTAA
- a CDS encoding M23 family metallopeptidase, whose product MKPKTSDISTIVIINKNQQQAKSLQIKTKHIERLRHYALGVFAVVAALSGLVFYLHSQNKEQEERNKQLQAQIAKLKIAVPAAVANPANTQQGSAQSYIQSIETKLKTINDYLKRRGLKGFAVKSTGGSGNNEAAKLPDSEAYSLYDDYLKHLTSTIAFTPMGYPRISSFTSFFGYRSDPFNSEHAEFHPGIDFQGRRGDEVKCTASGKVVFAGWAGGYGNCVRIQHINNLETLYGHLSKIEVKVGQKVTVGDDIGKVGSTGHSTGTHLHYEVRKDGKPINPVKFLTLNK is encoded by the coding sequence ATGAAACCAAAAACATCTGACATCAGTACCATTGTTATCATCAACAAAAATCAGCAGCAGGCAAAATCTTTACAAATTAAAACCAAGCATATTGAAAGGTTAAGGCACTACGCCCTGGGTGTATTTGCCGTTGTAGCCGCATTGAGTGGCCTGGTTTTTTACCTGCACAGCCAAAATAAAGAACAGGAAGAGCGCAATAAGCAATTGCAGGCGCAGATAGCCAAACTAAAAATTGCAGTACCGGCGGCAGTGGCAAATCCGGCAAATACGCAGCAGGGTTCGGCCCAATCATATATCCAATCTATCGAAACCAAGCTCAAAACCATTAACGATTATTTAAAACGCCGCGGACTGAAAGGTTTTGCCGTTAAAAGCACCGGCGGCAGCGGTAATAACGAAGCGGCCAAACTTCCGGATAGTGAAGCTTACAGTTTGTATGATGATTACCTGAAGCATTTAACCAGCACCATTGCTTTTACGCCGATGGGCTATCCGCGCATCAGTTCCTTTACATCGTTTTTTGGTTACCGCAGCGATCCGTTTAACTCAGAACATGCCGAATTTCATCCGGGTATTGATTTCCAGGGCCGCCGTGGCGATGAGGTAAAATGTACGGCCAGTGGTAAAGTTGTTTTTGCCGGATGGGCCGGTGGTTATGGTAACTGCGTGCGCATTCAGCATATCAATAATTTGGAAACTTTGTATGGTCACCTTTCAAAAATTGAGGTAAAAGTTGGCCAGAAGGTTACTGTTGGCGATGATATAGGTAAAGTAGGTTCAACCGGGCACTCAACTGGTACGCACCTGCACTACGAGGTACGTAAAGATGGTAAACCAATAAACCCTGTTAAATTTTTAACACTGAATAAATAA
- a CDS encoding bactofilin family protein yields MAIFSKKEKVSLDLQAISTLISEGSVLDGNLKAPAFARIDGLVNGDVTVDEGLILGEKGEVKGNITTKEIVVYGKVTGDINTSSLEIRATGRITGNIKTQNLSVENGGVYNGNLSMQQGEAQKQLQA; encoded by the coding sequence ATGGCTATTTTTTCAAAAAAGGAGAAGGTTTCGCTCGACCTGCAAGCTATCTCGACCCTTATTAGCGAAGGCAGTGTTTTGGATGGAAATTTAAAAGCCCCGGCTTTTGCCCGTATCGACGGCCTGGTTAACGGTGATGTGACTGTCGATGAAGGCCTCATTCTCGGCGAAAAAGGCGAGGTTAAAGGCAATATCACCACTAAAGAGATTGTGGTTTACGGTAAAGTAACCGGCGATATCAATACCTCATCACTCGAAATAAGGGCTACAGGGCGCATTACCGGCAATATAAAAACACAAAACCTTTCGGTTGAAAACGGTGGGGTTTATAATGGTAACCTGAGCATGCAGCAAGGCGAGGCGCAGAAGCAGTTGCAGGCGTAG
- a CDS encoding UPF0175 family protein produces the protein MANMILNVPETLAQEHDETVRFIAAKLYEAGKLSLGEAAEMCSIDKIDFPAILNEFKVNYIQYSYEDIMAEIAPSNT, from the coding sequence ATGGCAAATATGATATTAAATGTACCGGAAACTCTTGCCCAAGAGCATGATGAAACAGTGCGTTTTATCGCTGCCAAATTATATGAAGCGGGGAAATTATCATTAGGCGAGGCCGCGGAAATGTGTAGTATCGATAAAATAGATTTTCCAGCGATATTGAACGAGTTTAAAGTAAATTATATCCAGTATAGTTACGAAGATATAATGGCAGAAATTGCCCCATCCAATACATGA